One Malania oleifera isolate guangnan ecotype guangnan chromosome 10, ASM2987363v1, whole genome shotgun sequence genomic region harbors:
- the LOC131165673 gene encoding probable phytol kinase 1, chloroplastic isoform X1 → MRPVLSAPPTAVAEAAAFSLPFAPSPASTCHSLCGLSILRRHVHPTLILSPPPIPLVSFSSFRRCSIADPPWRLRSPSVTRSNSGVSRAVSDAGGGGSFLQDAGATVLVLAGAYALVFVFDILTKRNLIERSLSRKLVHVLSGLLFMASWPIFSTSMEARYFASFVPVVNCFRLVIHGLSLAPNQGLVKSVTREGNPGELLRGPLYYVLILIISALLFWRESPVGVISLAMMCGGDGVADIMGRRFGTARIPYNHKKSWAGSISMFICGFSISIGMLYYFSVLGYFQLDWAQTMSAVALVSLVATVVESLPTANVVDDNISVPLASMVVAFLSFR, encoded by the exons ATGAGACCGGTGCTGTCGGCACCACCAACGGCGGTCGCCGAGGCTGCTGCTTTTAGCTTACCCTTCGCCCCTTCTCCCGCCTCTACTTGCCACTCTCTATGCGGGCTGTCTATTCTGCGCCGCCACGTGCACCCCACGCTTATCCTCTCCCCTCCTCCAATTCCTCtggtttctttttcttcttttcggCGGTGTTCTATTGCGGATCCCCCATGGCGGCTTCGCTCGCCTTCCGTAACTCGCTCCAATTCGGGAGTTTCCCGAGCGGTCTCGGATGCCGGCGGCGGCGGATCATTCTTGCAGGACGCCGGAGCCACGGTGTTGGTCTTGGCCGGTGCTTATGCTCTCGTCTTCGTTTTCGATATTCTCACCAAACGCAATCTCATCGAGCGG AGTTTGAGCAGAAAACTGGTTCATGTGTTGTCTGGTCTACTTTTCATGGCTTCCTGGCCAATTTTCAG TACCTCAATGGAGGCTCGCTACTTTGCTTCCTTTGTTCCTGTGGTGAATTGCTTTAGGCTTGTCATCCATGGCCTCTCATTGGCTCCTAATCAAGGACTTGTAAAATCTGTTACTCGAGAAGGAAACCCAGG GGAATTACTTAGAGGTCCTTTATATTATGTCCTGATACTGATAATATCTGCTCTCCTCTTCTGGCGTGAGTCACCTGTTGGGGTAATCTCACTGGCAATGATGTGTGGTGGGGACG GTGTTGCTGACATTATGGGAAGAAGATTTGGGACTGCAAGGATTCCTTATAATCACAAGAAGAGCTGGGCTGGTAGCATTTCCATGTTTATATGTGGTTTCTCGATTTCCATTGG GATGCTGTACTACTTCTCTGTTCTGGGATATTTCCAGTTGGATTGGGCTCAGACGATGAGCGCAGTTGCTCTAGTTTCTTTGGTGGCAACCGTAGTGGAGTCTCTCCCAACTGCAAATGTAGTGGACGACAATATATCTGTTCCTCTAGCAAGCATGGTGGTGGCATTCTTGAGCTTTCGATAG
- the LOC131165673 gene encoding probable phytol kinase 1, chloroplastic isoform X2: MRPVLSAPPTAVAEAAAFSLPFAPSPASTCHSLCGLSILRRHVHPTLILSPPPIPLVSFSSFRRCSIADPPWRLRSPSVTRSNSGVSRAVSDAGGGGSFLQDAGATVLVLAGAYALVFVFDILTKRNLIERSLSRKLVHVLSGLLFMASWPIFRLVIHGLSLAPNQGLVKSVTREGNPGELLRGPLYYVLILIISALLFWRESPVGVISLAMMCGGDGVADIMGRRFGTARIPYNHKKSWAGSISMFICGFSISIGMLYYFSVLGYFQLDWAQTMSAVALVSLVATVVESLPTANVVDDNISVPLASMVVAFLSFR, translated from the exons ATGAGACCGGTGCTGTCGGCACCACCAACGGCGGTCGCCGAGGCTGCTGCTTTTAGCTTACCCTTCGCCCCTTCTCCCGCCTCTACTTGCCACTCTCTATGCGGGCTGTCTATTCTGCGCCGCCACGTGCACCCCACGCTTATCCTCTCCCCTCCTCCAATTCCTCtggtttctttttcttcttttcggCGGTGTTCTATTGCGGATCCCCCATGGCGGCTTCGCTCGCCTTCCGTAACTCGCTCCAATTCGGGAGTTTCCCGAGCGGTCTCGGATGCCGGCGGCGGCGGATCATTCTTGCAGGACGCCGGAGCCACGGTGTTGGTCTTGGCCGGTGCTTATGCTCTCGTCTTCGTTTTCGATATTCTCACCAAACGCAATCTCATCGAGCGG AGTTTGAGCAGAAAACTGGTTCATGTGTTGTCTGGTCTACTTTTCATGGCTTCCTGGCCAATTTTCAG GCTTGTCATCCATGGCCTCTCATTGGCTCCTAATCAAGGACTTGTAAAATCTGTTACTCGAGAAGGAAACCCAGG GGAATTACTTAGAGGTCCTTTATATTATGTCCTGATACTGATAATATCTGCTCTCCTCTTCTGGCGTGAGTCACCTGTTGGGGTAATCTCACTGGCAATGATGTGTGGTGGGGACG GTGTTGCTGACATTATGGGAAGAAGATTTGGGACTGCAAGGATTCCTTATAATCACAAGAAGAGCTGGGCTGGTAGCATTTCCATGTTTATATGTGGTTTCTCGATTTCCATTGG GATGCTGTACTACTTCTCTGTTCTGGGATATTTCCAGTTGGATTGGGCTCAGACGATGAGCGCAGTTGCTCTAGTTTCTTTGGTGGCAACCGTAGTGGAGTCTCTCCCAACTGCAAATGTAGTGGACGACAATATATCTGTTCCTCTAGCAAGCATGGTGGTGGCATTCTTGAGCTTTCGATAG
- the LOC131166536 gene encoding uncharacterized protein LOC131166536, which translates to MENMFNLLLQQKSQEEHVLHQHQGAPDAIMCRAFAATLKSSVRDWYRTLWPGLIGSFSEMEQHFTGYFLSNRRIVKTPAHLMSMVQGERETLKKFMHRFVTATVEIRNLDIRVALVALTTALQPGNFMSFLGKRPPADMGELIARAQKYINLEEVIDTRK; encoded by the exons ATGGAgaatatgttcaacctactcttgcAGCAAAAGAGTCAAGAAGAGCATGTCCTCCACCAACACCAG GGCGCACCTGATGCCATCATGTGTCGGGCATTTGCTGCAACCCTTAAAAGTAGTGTCAGAGATTGGTATCGAACCCTATGGCCTGGGTTAATTGGTTCTTTCTCAGAGATGGAGCAGCATTTCACCGGCTATTTCCTCAGTAATCGGAGAATCGTTAAAACACCGGCTCATCTGATGAGTATGGTTCAGGGAGAAAGGGAGACACTAAAAAAGTTCATGCACCGCTTCGTCACTGCGACCGTGGAGATCCGCAACCTGGACATTAGAGTGGCATTAGTAGCCTTGACCACGGCCCTTCAGCCAGGAAACTTCATGTCTTTTCTAGGAAAGAGACCCCCAGCTGACATGGGGGAGCTGATAGCAAGAGCGCAGAAGTATATTAATCTAGAAGAGGTAATAGACACAAGAAAATAG